DNA sequence from the Pedobacter schmidteae genome:
TATGGTACTGCCTTGTTGTTGGATCAGGACCAATTAACAGTGTTGACTACCCTTAGTAACTTAACCGGAGCTGAGGGAAGATTTGACTACATCGTTTCGAACGGTATTATCGGAATTGTGGATTATGCACATACGCCTGACGCGGTTCAAAATGTGTTGAGCACCGTGCAGGACATTAGAAAAGGGACAGAACAGGTGATTACCATTATTGGATGCGGTGGAGATCGTGACAAAACTAAACGCCCGATTATGGCCCAGGTGGCCTGTGACTGGAGTGATAAAGTGATTTTGACGTCAGATAATCCGAGGACGGAAAACCCGCAAACGATAGTAGAGGAAATGGAGAAGGGGGTGTCGCCCACAAACAGACGTAAGACTTTGAGTATAGTAGATAGAAGAGAAGCGATAAAAACAGCTTGCCATTTGGCTAAGCCAGGTGATATTATTTTGCTAGCCGGTAAAGGGCACGAAAAATACCAGGAGATAAATGGAGTGAGGTATCATTTTGATGATAAAGAAGTATTGATGGAACAATTAAACTTGATCAGCTAATGTTATATTATTTATTCGAATATCTGAATCAGCACTATGATTTCCCCGGATTGAGGTTGTTTCAATACATCACTTTCCGCACCTCGCTGGCGGTGATTATTTCTCTTATCATTACTACCGTTTATGGTCGCAGGTTAATCAACTATCTGCAAAAAATGCAGGTGGGAGAGACGGTACGGAACCTGGGACTGGAAGGGCAGATGCAAAAGCAGGGGACACCTACTATGGGTGGAATTATTATTTTGCTGGGTATTTTGGTGCCTACTTTGTTACTGGCCAACCTGACCAATGTATATGTGATTTTAATGATTGTTACCACCATATGGATGGGGGTAATTGGTTTTGTGGACGATTATATTAAGGTATTCAGAAAAAATAAAGAAGGATTAGCCGGAAGGTTTAAGATTGTTGGGCAGGTTGGACTGGCTTTGATTATTGGCTGGACCATGTATTTTAATCCCAATATTGTAGTAAGGCAGACTGTAGATGAGGCTAGCGGGGCTAAAACTGCGGCACCTATGGTGTTAAGGCAAAAAGGAGAGAGTTTTTATTATACTCAGGATGTAAAGTCGACCTTAACCAACGTGCCTTTTTACAAAAACAATGAGTTTGACTATGCCAAAGTGCTGAAATTTTTAGGGCCAGGTTATGAAAAATATGCTTTTTTAGTGTTTCTGGCCTTTACCGTCTTCATCGTTACGGCAGTATCCAATGGTGCTAATATCACCGACGGAATAGACGGATTGGCTACGGGTACATCAGCCATAATTGGTATTACGCTGGGCTTGCTGGCCTATGTTTCGGGTAATACGGTAATTGCGGACTACCTGAACATCATGTATATCCCCAATTCGGGCGAGCTAATGATTTTTGCGGGGGCTTTTGTGGGGGCTTGTGTCGGATTTTTATGGTACAACTCTTTCCCGGCCCAGGTTTTTATGGGCGATACCGGAAGTTTGGCCATTGGAGGTATTATTGCGGCTTTTGCTATTATGATTCGTAAGGAGCTGCTGATCCCAATTTTATGTGGAATTTTCCTGATAGAGTTGGTCTCGGTAATTATGCAGGTTTCCTATTTTAAATACACCAAGAAAAAATTTGGTGAGGGTAGGCGGATATTTTTAATGTCGCCATTACATCACCACTACCAGAAAAAAGGATACCATGAAGCCAAAATTGTTACCCGCTTCTGGATCATCGGTATTCTGCTGGCCATTATTACCATCATCACCCTAAAATTAAGATAATGGAAAAACAGCGGATCGTAATTCTAGGTGGTGGAGAAAGTGGTGTAGGTGCGGCAATGCTGGCGCAGAAGCAAGGCTTTGACGTGTTTTTGTCGGATGCAGGACCAATTCCATCGCAGTATAAAGAGAAATTGCAGGAGTTGACTATCGCGTTTGAAGAAAATCAACATAGCCAGGTGGAGATACTTAAGGCGGTTGAGGTGATCAAAAGTCCGGGTATACCCGACACGGCAGGTATTGTTAAGGAGATTAAAGCACAGCAAATTCCTGTGGTATCTGAGATTGAATTTGCCAAACGGTATACCAGGGCAAAAACAATTTGCATTACAGGATCGAATGGTAAGACCACTACAACAATGCTTACTTACCATATTTTAAAGAAAGCGGGGTTGAATGTGGGATTGGCCGGAAATATAGGTCATAGTTTTGCAGCACAGGTGGCTACCGCGGATTTTGATTGGTACGTGTTGGAGATATCCAGTTTTATGCTGGACGATATGTATGATTTTAAGGCCGACGTGGCAGTTTTATTAAATATAACGCCCGATCATTTGGATCGCTATGATTATAAACTGGGTAAGTACGCTGCATCAAAAATGCGAATTACCCAAAACCAGACCAGTGATGATGTTTTTATCTACTGTGCTGATGACGAGGAAACTTTAAAGGTGTTGAAAAGCACTAAAATAAATTCAACGGTATATCCCTTTTCTATCCGGAAAAAGATTGAGCAGGGGGCATATCTGGAAAGCAACAACATACACATCAATATAAACCTAAACGATTCACTAACCATGTCTATTACAGATTTAGCCCTGCAGGGAAAGCACAATATCTATAACTCTATGGCTTCGGGCATAGTAGCTAAAGTATTAGATATCAGAAATACTACTATACGTGAGAGTATGGGCGATTTTAAAAATATTGAGCATAGGTTGGAGCATGTAGCCAAGATATCAGGAGTGGATTACATTAACGATTCCAAAGCTACAAATGTGAATTCGACCTGGTATGCGCTGGAGAGTGTAAGTGCTGATGTAATCCTGATTATGGGAGGAGTAGACAAAGGGAATGATTACGATATGTTGAAAGATATGGTGCGCCAGAAAGTTAGGGCAATTATATGTTTAGGTAAAGACAATAAGCGTATTCACGAGGCTTTTGAAGAAGATGTGGAGATTATTGTGAACACGTTTTCGGCCCATGAGGCTGTTCAGGTGGCTTACCACCTGGCGAAAAAAGGTAATACAGTACTATTATCACCTGCTTGCGCCAGTTTTGACCTGTTTAAAAATTATGAGGACCGCGGCAACCAGTTTAAGGCTGCTGTTAAAGAATTGTAGATTATGATTGCAGTAAGTACGCTTTTAGACAAAACAAAAGGAGATCGCTGGATTTGGCTGATCATTGTCCTTTTGTCGCTGATTTCCATTCTTACCGTGTACAGTGCAACCGGGACTTATGCTTATAAGACGGGTAAAACTGTAGAGAAGATCTTGCTGACCAAGCACCTGATCTTTGTGGTAATGGGGATTGGTATGATCTATATTGCGCATTTGCTTGACTATAAGTATTATGCAGGGATTTCTAAAGTGCTGATGATCATTACTATCCCTTTGCTGTTTTATACAGCTGTTTTTGGGGCTAATATCAATGATGCTTCCCGTTGGGTAAAAATTCCTGTAATTGGTTTGACGTTTCAGACTTCAGATTTGGCCAAAATTGCGCTGATTACTTTTCTGGCCAGAATGCTGACCAAAAAACAGGAAAATATTAAGGATGTTAAAAAGGCTTTTATTCCGATTATGGGATCGGTATGTGTGGTGTTTGTGTTGATTGCCTGGGCCAACCTCTCAACCGCTTTGATGTTGTTTGGTGTAAGTATTTTGCTGTTGATTATTGGAAGAATCAGTATAAAACAAATTGCGATGGTATGTGCCGGTGGGGCCGTGCTGTTGTTGTTTATTGTGTTTTTGGGTCCAAGGGCGGCTACCTATAAATCGAGGGTAAATTCGTTTTTACACCCTGAAAAGCAGCATTCGGATAAAACCTATCAGGCCGATCAATCGAAAATTGCATTGGCAACCGGTGGTGTATTTGGTAAGGGGCCGGGAAATAGTACGCAGCGTAATTTTTTACCTCACCCTTATTCCGATTTTATTTTCGCAATTATAGTAGAGGAGTATGGATTGATTGGTGCGATAGCTGTGGTATTGTTATACCTGGTGTTGCTGTATCGATGTGTGCGAATTGTAACCCAAAGCCCGAAAGCCTTTGGGGCTTTATTGGCTGCCGGGTTAAGTTTTAGTCTGACTATACAGGCATTTGCGAACATGGCGGTTGCTGTGGGATTAGGGCCGGTAACAGGTGTTCCCTTGCCATTGGTGAGCATGGGAGGGACATCGATGATATTTACAAGTATAGCTTTTGGCATAATATTGAGTGTAAGTAGGGATGTGGAGGAGCAAGGGAGTAAAAAGGTAATTGTTGGTGAAATACCGGCAATGGCCTAAAGGAGCAAGGATAGAGGAGCAAAGATTAAAGAAAAAAAAGATGAGACCAACAAGGGTAATTATTTCAGGAGGCGGTACTGGCGGACATATATTTCCGGCCATATCCATAGCCAATGCGCTAAGGCGTATGGAGCCCGGCTGTGAAATTTTATTTGTTGGTGCAACCGGCCGTATGGAAATGGAAAAAGTTCCGGCGGCAGGATATAAGATTGTCGGTTTAAATATCAGCGGTATCCAAAGAGGGTCCATTGCCAAAAATTTAAGTCTGCCATTTAAACTATTTGGAAGTGTGCGAAAAGCTTTGCAGTTAATCGCTGATTTTAAACCTGATGTAGTTGTAGGCGTAGGTGGGTATGCATCGGGGCCTATATTGTTTGCCGCATCTTTAAAGAAAGTGCCCTACCTGATACAGGAGCAAAATTCATATGCAGGGGTCACTAATAAATGGCTGGGTAAAAAAGCAGCTAAGGTTTGTGTGGCATTTGACGGTATGGAAGCGTTTTTTCCAGCCGGGAGTTTACTTAAAACCGGTAATCCGGTGCGTAAAGATGTAGTGGATGTATTGAATAAACATCATGCCGGGGCAGAATTGCTGAAACTGGATCCCTTGAAAAAAACGATTTTGGTGACAGGCGGCAGTTTGGGTGCACGGACACTAAATAAAAGTATTGAAAAACACATTTTGGATTTGCTGGATGCTGATGTGCAGCTGATCTGGCAAACAGGTAAGTTTTATTATAAAGAAATTGTAGAACGTTTGGGTCTTGATTTTAATCCCAATGTAAGGATTTTGGAGTTCTTAAATAAAATGGATCTGGCCTATGCTGCAGCCGATGTAATTATTTCGAGGGCTGGTGCAGGCACCATAGCAGAATTGTGTCTGGTTAAAAAGCCGGTTATACTGGTGCCTTCACCGAACGTTGCTGAAGATCATCAGACTAAAAATGCAATGGCGTTGGTACAACATCAAGCGGCATTGATGATTACCGATAGTTCGGCCGAAGATACTTTGGTAGCTGCTGCTTTGGATCTGTTGAATGATAAGGAAAAAAGCAAAATGTACGCCGAAAATATTGGTAAAATGGCATTGCCTGATGCCGACAACCTGATTGCACAACAGGTAATGCTGCTAGCCGGAAAGGAGGTGGACAAATGGAGTTAAGTCATATTCAACGTGTTTATTTTGTAGGTATCGGAGGAATAGGCATGAGTGCCATTGCCCGTTATTTTGCCAAACGCGGATGTGTAGTTTGTGGCTACGACAAAACAAGGACGAACCTGACCATTGCATTGGAGCAGGAGGGGATTTTAATATCTTACATGGATGATGATGCGGTTTTGCCGGCCTCATTTCATGAAAAGGATAAAAATACACTTATTGTATACACGCCAGCTATTCCTAAGGATGCTAACATATTCAACTATTTTAAAAATGAGGGTTTCATTTTAAAGAAACGTTCGGAGGTTTTAGGAATTATCAGCAAAGGTCAGTTTTGTATTGCTGTAGCCGGTACACATGGTAAAACGACTACTTCTTCCATTATAGCGCATGTGTTGATAGCTAGTGGTTATGGCTGTACCGCATTTTTAGGGGGTATTGCCAGCAATTACAACAGCAATTTTATCATCGGCGAAAATAATGTGGTTGTGGTGGAAGCAGATGAGTATGACCGTTCCTTTTTGACGCTGCATCCGGATATTTCGGTGGTGACTTCAATGGATGCTGATCACCTGGATATTTATGGTGATGCCGGTCATCTGGAAGAATCTTTCAGGATGTTTGCTGGACAGTTGAAACCAGGTGGTGCTTTATTTGTTAAAAATGGCCTCCCGTTGGCAAATGGCATCAGCTACAGTGCAGGTTCGCCTTCGCAGGTCAGGGGAGAAAACATTAGGGTGGAAGGCTCGAGATTTGTGTTTGATTATGTAGATGGTACAACCGCTATAAACAATATCGGATTGATGTTACCTGGAAAGCATAATGTAGAAAATGCAGTTGCTGCAGTAGCAGTTGCGCTTAAGCTTGGTATAGATCCTGTTAAAATAAAAAATGCAATTGAATCTTTTAAAGGGGTTAAAAGAAGATTTGAATATATCGTAAATACCCCGGAGCATATTTACATTGACGATTATGCACATCATCCGGAGGAACTACGTGCCTGTTTTGACGCAGTAAGGCAATTGTATCCGGAGAAAAAGCTGACGGTTATTTTTCAGCCCCATTTGTTTACGCGGACCCGAGATTTTGCAGATGAGTTTGCAAAAGTGCTGAGCTCTGTAGATTGTTTGTTGTTGCTGGAGATTTATCCTGCCCGGGAATTGCCTTTGCCGGGAGTAAATTCGCAGTTTTTGCTGGACAAGATTACCTTGAAAGCTAAAGAAATCTGTACAAAAGAGAGCGTGCAAAAATATATAAAAGAAAATAAACCCGAACTGGTTTTGACAGTAGGGGCCGGAGATATAGATACATTGATACAACCATTAAAAGCCATTTTGACCAATGCTTAAGCGGATAAACTGGAAGTCTGTTTTTAAATGTTTTGCCTGGGTTTTTTGCCTGGCAGGACTGGTTGTGCTCATGAGTTTTGTGGACGCAAAGAAGAAGACGGTGCTTTGTACCAATGTTAAAATATTAATCCCGGGGGCGGATAATTTTATTGAACGGGAAGAAATTGATGCGATTTTAAAGCAAAGTCAGGGTTCATTGATCGGGCAGAAGCTGACGGGAATTAACCTGCAGCGCATTGAAAAAAATATTATTGCAAATCCATACATCGCCTATGCTACTGTGTTTGCCGATATGAATGGGGTGATTCAGATTCAGGTGAAGCAGCGGCAGCCGGTATTAAGGATGATCAATTTGGCCGGTCAGGATTATTACATAGATAGCAATGGGTTAAAAATGCCGGTTTCGCCCAATTTTACGGCAAATGTGTTGGCTGCAAATGGAAACATCATGGAGCATTTTAGTGGTAAAGTGGATACATTGATTACCAAACTGGCGGTTGATTTATATAAGGTTGCCATGTACGTAAAGCAGGATACCTTATGGGATGCGCAGGTTGAGCAGCTGTATGTCAATGATGTGAAAGATATTGAGATGATTCCAAGATTGGGAAATCAGCGGATCATTTTAGGTACGGCCGATTCATTGGAAACAAAGATGAGGAATTTACGTGCTTTTTATAAAAAAGCATTGCCAAAAGTAGGATGGAACACCTATAAAACCATCAATGTGAAATACACCAATCAGATTGTTTGTGAAAAGAACAAGATTGATTCCTTAACGGGTGAGGTGATAAAGGACCGCGTTGCGAGCAGCGCAAAACCGATAAAAAAAGCTATTGATTCTGCTACTAACAATCAGGTCGCAGCCGAGAAGCCGCAGGCGAATAGTGATAAAAAAGAAAAAGTTAAAACAGATACCAGGAAAAATAATTAATAAACTCAACAAATCGATATAGTTATGGGCAAAGAAAAATCTACCATTCAGTCTCCAATAGTAGTCGGATTAGACATCGGTACTACTAAAATCTGTGTGATCGTCGGTCGTAGAACACAGCATGGAAAAATAGAAGTATTAGGAATAGGAAAAGCAGAGTCGGCAGGGGTTACCCGTGGAGTGGTTTCTAATATTCAGAAAACAGTTCAAGGCATATCTCAGGCCGTTGAACTGGCAAGCGGGCAGTCAAATGTTGAAATCCGCGTTGTGAATGTAGGTATTGCCGGACAGCATATCAAGAGTTTGCAACATAGGGGGATTTTAACCCGACGCGAGCTGAATAGTGAAATTGGGAAAAAAGATATCGATAAGTTGATTGATGATATGTTTAAACTGGTGATGCCACCGGGAGAAGAAATTATCCATGTTTTGCCACAGGAATTTACCATCGACAATGAGCCGGGAGTAAAAGATCCGATTGGTATGGCTGGAGTGCGTTTGGAAGCTAATTTCCATATCATTTCAGGTCAGGTAACCGCGGTAAAAAATATCATGAGGTGTGTAACCAATGCCGGGTTGCAAACTCAGGAATTGATATTAGAGCCATTGGCTTCTTCAGAATCGGTGTTGAGCGACGAAGAAAAAGAAGCCGGTATTGCCCTGGTTGATATTGGTGGTGGTACTACTGATATCGCTATTTTCCATGAAGGTATTATCCGTCATACTGCTGTAATTCCTTTTGGTGGTAACAGCGTTACAGAAGATATCCGTGAAGGCTGTTCTGTAATGAGAAACCAGGCTGAACTGTTGAAGACCCGTTTCGGATCGGCCCTGGCAGAAGAAAATAAAGAGAATGAGATCATTTGTGTTCCTGGCTTGAGAGGCAGGGAACCAAAGGAGATTTCGGTAAAAAACCTTGCTTATGTAATTCAGGCCCGTATGGAAGAAATCATTGAGCATGTTTATTACGAAATTAAATCGTCGGGGTACGAGAAAAAGTTGATTGGTGGAGTAGTGATTACTGGTGGTGGTGCTTTGTTGAAACATCTGTCTCAGTTGGTAGAGTATGTGACCGGTTTAGATTGCCGTGTTGGGTATCCGAATGAGCACTTGTCAAAATATGAAGACATGGCAAAGATCATTTATGATGACCTGAAAAGTCCGATGTATGCAACCAGTGTTGGCTTGCTGATTAAAGGTATACAGAAAGCCGAAGAGTTATTGGAAGAAATGAAACAGCCTGGTGTTTTTGTGGAAAAACCTAAGGATGTTAAAGAGAAAACCAAGCGTTCGGGTGGTGGATTGTTTGATAAACTCCTGGCCAAAACCAAGGATTTCATCAAAGATGACATGAATGTAAGTGATGAAGATTATATAAAACCGTAATATTTTTCCACAAAAAGTGATTTTTCCACATTTTCAACATTTGTGGAAAACGCCTGTTAAAAAAGTGTTAATATTACATAGGTAGATGAACAGGAAAAACGAATTTTTAAATAACTGATTCATAAAGATATGCAGTTCGAAATGTTAAAAGATAAGTCATCAATCATCAAGGTAATTGGTGTTGGTGGCGGTGGTGGTAATGCGGTAAACCATATGTACCGTCAAGGAATTACTGGTGTAGACTTTATTATTTGTAATACAGATGCCCAGGCTTTAGAGTTTAGCCCTATTCCAAATAAGGTGCAGTTGGGGGCCAGTTTGACCGAAGGTATGGGTGCAGGCTCGATCCCTGAGGTTGGAAAGAACTCGGCGATAGAGAATATTGATGACATCAAACAAATGCTTGGCAGCACAACAAAAATGTTGTTTATAACTGCCGGTATGGGTGGTGGAACGGGTACTGGTGCTAGTCCGATTATTGCCAAAGCCGCAAAAGAACTGGATATTTTAACGGTTGCCATTGTGACTACACCTTTTTCTTTTGAAGGAAAAAGACGCAAGATGCAGGCAAACGATGGATTGGACGAACTGAAAAAATATGTGGATTCTTACCTGGTCATCTCCAACGACAGGCTCCGCGAAATTTTTGGTAACTTGACTTTAGGTTCTGCATTTTCGCAAGCTGATGATATTTTGACAACCGCCGCAAAAGGTATCGCCGAGATCATTACTGTTCCGGGATATATCAACGTGGATTTTAAAGATGTGCGTACCGTTATGAAAGATAGCGGTGTATCTATTATGGGTAGTTTTGCCTGTGACGGAGAGAACAGAGCTTTAAATGCTGTTGAAGGTGCATTGGCCTCGCCATTGTTGAAAGATAGTGAAATTGAAGGTGCAAGATATATCTTGTTGAACATTAGTTCGGGAATACGTGAAGTGACGATGGACGAGGTGACCATCATCACAGATTATATTCAGGATAAAGCCGGTCTTTCTGCCGACCTGATCTGGGGTAACTGTATTGACGAAAGTCTGGAAGATAAATTATCGGTGACGATTATTGCTACAGGTTTCCAAACTACGGAACAACGTGATGAGGAAAGAAAGAATGTGAAGAAGATTTCTATGCTTACACCTGAAGAAGCACCGTTGGTAAGACCAGTAGAACCGGTAAACTCATTTATTGAGCCTAAAGCGCCTGTTTATACCAATGAGCCGGTAATGAAAGCCAAAGAGACGACCAAGCAGTCGGACCTTTTTGGTGACCTGTTTAACGTGAGTAAAAACCGCAGTGCGGAGGAGCCTTCAAATGTCGTGATCAAACATACCCTGATTGAGGAAGAAGCTCCTTTGGAAGAAGCTCCAAAAGAGTCTGGCTTTGAATTTGAAATTAAAGTAGCTGAAACAGATTTTGTGTTCGAAACACCAGCTGTGGTTTTCAATAATGATATTGTTCCGCAAAAAGAAGAGGTGGCCGAAGCTGGAGCTGATGATGATAAAAATGATGAATCGATAGAAGATCAGTTAAGGAAATCTAAAGAAAGGATTCTTAGACTCAAAGATTTGAGTATGAAGTTGCGCACCAGTAATGGTTTACAGGAGCTGGAAAACGAACCTGCTTATAAACGTAAACAAATGCAGTTGCAGCAAGTTCAGCATTCATCAGAATCTCAGGTGTCCAGGTTTACTTTAAGTAATGATGAAGATGGATCTACTGAGATCAGACCAAATAATTCATTCCTTCACGATAATGTTGATTAATTTCAGCATTTAATGGAATTTCAAAAGCCTTAACAATACTGTTGAGGCTTTTTGGTGTCAAAGCCGTTACATTCATATGATCGGGCCTGGAAGGCTAATTGTTGGATATCAGGTATATTAAACCTAAATTTGCAAAAAAAATAATAACTTAAAATACATATAACATTGGATATTTTTGAAAAGATAGCAAAACACATGGGACCAATTGGACAACACCATAAATGGTCTCATGGATATTTCTCATTTCCTAAATTAGAAGGCGATATAGCTCCCCACATGAATTTTCGTGGCAAAGAGCACTTGGTGTGGAGTTTAAATAATTATTTGGGTTTAGCCAATCACCCGGAGGTAAGGGAGGCAGACAGACAAGGAGCTGTCGACTTTGGAATGGCTTATCCTATGGGGGCCAGGATGATGTCCGGTAACTCTAAATATCACGAGCAATTGGAGCAGGAACTTGCCGCTTTTGTTGGTAAACCGGATGCTTTCCTTTTAAATTATGGTTACCAGGGCATGGTGTCTATTATCGACAGTCTGGTGGACAGAAACGATGTGATTGTATATGATGCAGAATCTCACGCCTGCATTATTGATGGTTTGCGTTTGCACATGGGAAAACGTTTTGTGTACAAACACAATGATATTGACAGTGCACGTAAGCAATTGGAAAGAGCAACTAAATTAGTTGAGCAGAGTGGTGGAGGTATTTTGGTGATTACCGAAGGTGTTTTTGGCATGTCGGGAGCACAAGGCAAGTTAAAGGAACTGGTTGATTTAAAGCAGGAGTTTAATTTCCGTTTGTTAATTGATGATGCACATGGTTTTGGTACAATGGGTCCAACAGGGGCCGGTACGCACGAGGAGCAGAACTGTATTGAAGGTGTAGACGTTTACTTTGGTACTTTTGCCAAATCTATGGCCGGCATAGGTGCTTTCGTTGCTTCTACCGAAGAGATGACTAATTTTTTCAGGTATAACATGCGTTCTCAGACCTTTGCTAAGGCATTGCCAATGCCAATGGTGATCGGTTTGTTGAAGCGTTTGGAGCTGCTTAAAAACAGTCCTGAATTAAGAGAAAAATTATGGAATGTAGCCACTACGCTGCAGAAAGGTTTAAGAGATCGTGGCTTCGATTTGGGCGTAACCAATACGATGGTTACACCGGTATTCCTTAAAGGCGAATTGCTGGAAGCTACCGCATTGACTATGGACTTGCGTGAAAACTATGGTATATTCTGCTCTATTGTAGTGTATCCGGTTATTCCTAAAGGCTTAATCGAGTTGAGATTGATCCCAACTGCGGTTCATACCATGGAAGATGTACAGCGTACACTGGACGCATTTAGCGAAGTGTCCGAGAAATTGAAAAACGGATATTATAAGGAAAATCAGTTTTCCATAGCCTAATATTTTAACAACATAAAAAGGGCCTTTATAGATCTATAAAGGCCCTTTTTATGTTGTCTTGTTTTATAATTGCTTAAAAATCAGGGTGATGAACGAATAAAATCGATGATAATTGTTTATAACCCCTCAGAATGTGGAAAAAAAGAGGGTTTTCGCCTATTTATTTGTTGTTGTAAAAATTCGTTTATTAAAATAAACATCTTATTTTAGTAATAGAGTATTAATCAAAACCTTAAAGAACTAAAAGGAGTAAAATTAACGATGAAAAAATTTAATGAAGTGAAGGAACTTGTTGCAGCTTTGGAGGCTGATGCTGACAAATTCTACAACAAAGCAAACAGTGCAGCAGGAACACGTGTACGTAAAGGTATGCAAGACCTTAAAAACCTGGCTCAGTCTATCAGACTGGAGATTCAAGACACTAAAAACAAAGGCTAACTAGCTTTACATTGTTTTGATGAAAAAAGTGCCCTGATATATCAGGACACTTTTTTTATGCCGTAATTTT
Encoded proteins:
- the ftsZ gene encoding cell division protein FtsZ, producing MQFEMLKDKSSIIKVIGVGGGGGNAVNHMYRQGITGVDFIICNTDAQALEFSPIPNKVQLGASLTEGMGAGSIPEVGKNSAIENIDDIKQMLGSTTKMLFITAGMGGGTGTGASPIIAKAAKELDILTVAIVTTPFSFEGKRRKMQANDGLDELKKYVDSYLVISNDRLREIFGNLTLGSAFSQADDILTTAAKGIAEIITVPGYINVDFKDVRTVMKDSGVSIMGSFACDGENRALNAVEGALASPLLKDSEIEGARYILLNISSGIREVTMDEVTIITDYIQDKAGLSADLIWGNCIDESLEDKLSVTIIATGFQTTEQRDEERKNVKKISMLTPEEAPLVRPVEPVNSFIEPKAPVYTNEPVMKAKETTKQSDLFGDLFNVSKNRSAEEPSNVVIKHTLIEEEAPLEEAPKESGFEFEIKVAETDFVFETPAVVFNNDIVPQKEEVAEAGADDDKNDESIEDQLRKSKERILRLKDLSMKLRTSNGLQELENEPAYKRKQMQLQQVQHSSESQVSRFTLSNDEDGSTEIRPNNSFLHDNVD
- the ftsA gene encoding cell division protein FtsA translates to MGKEKSTIQSPIVVGLDIGTTKICVIVGRRTQHGKIEVLGIGKAESAGVTRGVVSNIQKTVQGISQAVELASGQSNVEIRVVNVGIAGQHIKSLQHRGILTRRELNSEIGKKDIDKLIDDMFKLVMPPGEEIIHVLPQEFTIDNEPGVKDPIGMAGVRLEANFHIISGQVTAVKNIMRCVTNAGLQTQELILEPLASSESVLSDEEKEAGIALVDIGGGTTDIAIFHEGIIRHTAVIPFGGNSVTEDIREGCSVMRNQAELLKTRFGSALAEENKENEIICVPGLRGREPKEISVKNLAYVIQARMEEIIEHVYYEIKSSGYEKKLIGGVVITGGGALLKHLSQLVEYVTGLDCRVGYPNEHLSKYEDMAKIIYDDLKSPMYATSVGLLIKGIQKAEELLEEMKQPGVFVEKPKDVKEKTKRSGGGLFDKLLAKTKDFIKDDMNVSDEDYIKP
- a CDS encoding aminotransferase class I/II-fold pyridoxal phosphate-dependent enzyme, which produces MDIFEKIAKHMGPIGQHHKWSHGYFSFPKLEGDIAPHMNFRGKEHLVWSLNNYLGLANHPEVREADRQGAVDFGMAYPMGARMMSGNSKYHEQLEQELAAFVGKPDAFLLNYGYQGMVSIIDSLVDRNDVIVYDAESHACIIDGLRLHMGKRFVYKHNDIDSARKQLERATKLVEQSGGGILVITEGVFGMSGAQGKLKELVDLKQEFNFRLLIDDAHGFGTMGPTGAGTHEEQNCIEGVDVYFGTFAKSMAGIGAFVASTEEMTNFFRYNMRSQTFAKALPMPMVIGLLKRLELLKNSPELREKLWNVATTLQKGLRDRGFDLGVTNTMVTPVFLKGELLEATALTMDLRENYGIFCSIVVYPVIPKGLIELRLIPTAVHTMEDVQRTLDAFSEVSEKLKNGYYKENQFSIA